A window from Dromaius novaehollandiae isolate bDroNov1 chromosome 1, bDroNov1.hap1, whole genome shotgun sequence encodes these proteins:
- the LOC112983633 gene encoding histone H4: protein MSGRGKGGKGLGKGGAKRHRKVLRDNIQGITKPAIRRLARRGGVKRISGLIYEETRGVLKVFLENVIRDAVTYTEHAKRKTVTAMDVVYALKRQGRTLYGFGG from the coding sequence ATGTCTGGTAGAGGCAAGGGCGGGAAGGGGCTCGGCAAGGGGGGCGCCAAGCGGCACCGCAAGGTGCTGCGCGACAACATCCAGGGCATTACCAAGCCTGCCATCCGGCGCctggctcggcgcggcggcgtgAAGCGCATCTCGGGGCTCATCTACGAGGAGACGCGCGGCGTGCTGAAGGTGTTCCTGGAGAACGTGATCCGCGACGCCGTCACCTACACGGAGCACGCCAAGCGCAAGACGGTCACGGCCATGGACGTGGTGTACGCCCTCAAGCGCCAGGGACGCACCCTCTACGGCTTCGGCGGTTAA
- the LOC135328259 gene encoding histone H3, producing MARTKQTARKSTGGKAPRKQLATKAARKSAPATGGVKKPHRYRPGTVALREIRRYQKSTELLIRKLPFQRLVREIAQDFKTDLRFQSSAVMALQEASEAYLVGLFEDTNLCAIHAKRVTIMPKDIQLARRIRGERA from the coding sequence ATGGCGCGTACGAAGCAGACAGCGCGGAAGTCGACAGGCGGGAAGGCGCCGCGCAAGCAGCTGGCTACCAAGGCGGCCCGCAAGAGCGCGCCGGCCACGGGCGGCGTGAAGAAGCCGCACCGCTACCGGCCCGGCACGGTGGCGCTGCGCGAGATCCGGCGCTACCAGAAGTCGACGGAGCTGCTGATCCGCAAGCTGCCCTTCCAGCGCCTGGTGCGCGAGATCGCGCAGGACTTCAAGACGGACCTGCGCTTCCAGAGCTCGGCCGTCATGGCGCTGCAGGAGGCGAGCGAGGCCTACCTGGTGGGGCTCTTCGAGGACACCAACCTGTGCGCCATCCATGCCAAGCGCGTCACCATCATGCCCAAGGACATCCAGCTCGCCCGGCGCATCCGCGGCGAGCGCGCCTGA